The following coding sequences lie in one Arachis ipaensis cultivar K30076 chromosome B03, Araip1.1, whole genome shotgun sequence genomic window:
- the LOC107633023 gene encoding uncharacterized protein LOC107633023, producing MRQDGLPGQAAGFGVRDVDGSAGMTEFQVLLNATAAHFGFKPTYRRVWMAKQKVVAVIYGDWDESYNELPRWVLGVQLTMPGSVAVLRTCPVRVGGQLDESHAYFHRLFWTFPPCIEDGNSNILPVAFVLVEGENADSWSFFLSHLRQHVTPQPGLLVISDRHNGIKAALEAPDGGWLPPAAYRAFCIRHVAANFALTFKGEDARRLLVNAAYAKTEVEFDYWFDILRSENPAMCDWANRIEYSLWTQYCDEEHRFGHMTTNISECVSSILKGVRNLPVCSLVKATYGRLAELFVCNGEGGIGLARYRTTIQSIPGKVYRGLSEDG from the exons ATGAGGCAGGATGGGCTTCCTGGGCAGGCTGCTGGATTTGGCGTTAGAGATGTGGACGGGTCTGCTGGtatgacagagttccag gtgctcctaaatgccaccGCCGCACACTTTGGATTCAAGCCGACGTACAGGAGggtctggatggcgaagcagaaggttGTTGCCGTCATctatggtgactgggatgagtcgtacaacgagctccCTAGGTGGGTGTTAGGAGTCCAGTTGACCATGCCTGGTTCAGTAGCAGTCCTTCGGACATGCCCTGTTCGAGTTGGGGGCCAGTTAGACGAGTCTCATGCTTATTTTCATAGGCTGTTCTGGACATTCCCACCTTGtatcgag gacgggaactccaacatactccCTGTGGCATTTGTACTAGttgagggtgagaatgctgattcgtggtccttctttctctctcaccTCCGTCAGCACGTCACACCGCAGCCAGGTCTGCTAGTTATTtcggacaggcataacggcatcaaggccgcGCTTGAGGCTCCTGATGGGGGATGGCTACCTCCGGCTGCATACCgagcattctgcattcgacacgtaGCAGCCAATTTCGCCCTCACCTTCAAGGGCGAAGACGCTCGGAGGCTTCTTGTGAATGCCGCATATGCAAAGACCGAAGTGGAGTTCGATTACTGGTTTGACATTCTGCGCTCTGAGAATCCGGCGATGTGTGACTGGGCGAACAGGATTGAGTATTCATTGTGGACACAATATTGTGATGAGGAGCACAGATTCGGACACATGACGACCAATATCTCTGAGTGTGTGAGCTCAATCCTTAAGGGTGTTAGGAACCTCCCTGTGTGCTCGTTGGTGAAGGCCACATATGGCAGGTTGGCTGAACTATTTGTCTGCAATGGGGAGGGAGGCATAGGCCTAGCTAGGtaccggacaacaattcagtcaatACCTGGTAAAGTGTATCGAGGCCTATCTGAAGACGGctag